From Desulfatiglans sp.:
ATAACTCCTTGTTCTATTTAACCTTCTACTTTTTTATAAGTTTTCAATCGATATATTACAGGAAAACCCTGTCTAAAAATGCTACCAACTGGACTTAATTACACCGGGAATAACCCCACTCAGTGCCATATTTCTAAAACAAATTCTACACAGACCGAATTTTCTTAAAAATGCCCTGGGCCTGCCACATATAGGGCAACGGGTGTATGTTCTAGTAGAAAACTTCTGATTTCTCTTAGCTTTTGCTATAAGGGACTTTTTTGCCAAGTCATCCTCCCTTTTAATTCCTAAATGGCATTCCTAAGGATCTTAATAAAAACATACCCTCTTCATCCGTTCTGCCTGATGTAACGATGGTAATATTAAGACCCTTAACCTTATCAATTTTATCATATTCTATCTCAGGGAAAATAATGTGCTCTTTTATCCCTACGGAGCAGTTTGCCCTGCCATCAAATGACTTATTTGGCAGACCACGAAAGTCTCGTACTCGCGGGAGAGTTACATTAAATAGCTTATCAAGAAAATCATACATCCTATCACGTCTTAAGGTGACCGAGCATCCTATAGGCATACCTTCACGTAATTTAAAACCTGCGATAGATTTTTTTGCTTTTCTGATAACAGCCTTTTGCCCTGCTATTAATGAGAGTTCTTCAGCGGCCTTATCAAGCACCTTAATATTGAATATAGCCTCACCCATGCCCATGTTTAATACAACTTTTTTTATTTTAGGCACAGCCATTGCGCTTGTATATCCGAACTCTTTAATTAAAGCTGGAACTACTTCATTGTTATACTTATCTTTCAGCCTGGACAACTGTTACTCCTGTTTCTAAATTACCCTGTAAATGTTGTTATATTCAAGGGGTTAAAACCCATTAACTCTAATCACCCAGAATTTCACCACATTTTTTGCATACCCTGACCTTTGAACCATCATCCAGAATACGCTTTCCAACCCTGGTCGGCTCAGCACATTTGTTGCAGATAATCTTTAAATTTGAAATATGAATAGGGGCCTCCTTTTCAACAATACCGCCCTGAGCATTCTTAGCATTGGGTTTGGTATGCCTCTTTACCAGATTTATCTTCTCAACAAAAACACGATCTGCATCCTTATCCACAGTCAGAACGTTACCGATCTTTCCCTTTTCTTTTCCTGTAAGGACTATTACCTTATCATTCTTTTTTATTACGGGATGTTTCTTAAGCACTTACATACTCCATAAGATTAATTTAAAGTACTTCTGGGGCAAGAGAAATTATCTTCATAAATTTCTTAGCCCTCAATTCTCTGGCTACTGGGCCGAAAATACGAGTACCTATTGGTTCATTCTGAGCGTTGATCAATACAGCTGAGTTTTCATCAAATTTAATATGAGACCCATCCGGACGACGTATCTCTTTGGCTGTCCGAACAATAACTGCCCTCATAACGCTTCCCTTGCTGACTTTTGAATTCGGGATTGCCTCTTTTACAGATACAATAATTATATCTCCAATAGAAGCATATCTTCTCTTGGACCCGCCTAATACCTTTATACAGGCTACCAGTTTTGCACCGGAATTATCAGCAACCTTTAGTTTTGTTTCTGTTTGAATCATTTTAATTACTCCTGGACCAGATCATTAATGACTTCTGGGGCTGACATCTGGCTTTTTTCAACTATCTCAACAAGATGCCATCTTTTCAGTCTACTGATCGGTCTTGATTCAATTATTCGTACCCTGTCCCCTTCCTGACAGATATTTTTGGGATCATGAACAAGATATTTTGTCTGCCTGCGTATAAATTTATTATATGTGCTGTGCTTTTTTAGCCTGCTAACCATAACAACAATGGTCTTATCCATCTTTGTTCCAACCACAACACCTGTTAATTTTCTTCTAATCCCACGCTCTTTCATAACTGCCTCACTGCGTTCTCATTATTTTTTCTTTTCATTAAGAATAGTTTTAACTCTTGCCAATTCTTTTCTAGTCTTACCTATACTGGCGGTATTGGCCAGTTGACCGGTGGCCTTCTGAAACCGCAGGTTAAATATATCTAGTCGCATGGATGATTCTTTTTCAATCAATTCCTGGTGTTCTATTTCTCTTAACTCTTTAGCTTTCATTTTCATCCCCTGCTAACAAATCTGGTTCCAAAAGGCAATTTATGTGCGGCAAGACGGAAGGCCTCTGCCGCAATGCTTTCGCCAACGCCTTCCATCTCATACAATATCCTTCCGGGTTTCACAATGGCAACCCATTTGTCCGTTGGACCTTTCCCTTTTCCCATTCTGGTTTCAAGAGGTTTTTTGGTAATTGGTTTATCGGGAAAAACCCTGATCCATATTTTTCCACCGCGTTTTACGTGCCTTGTTATAGCAATACGTGCGGATTCGATCTGTTGTGCTGACATCCGCCCACATTCTGTTGCCTGAAGACCAAATTCACCAAACTCAAGTGTGCTTCCTTTGGCCTTTCCATTCATCCTGCCTTTTTGTCTTTTTCTATATTTTAATTTTTTTGGACTAAGCATTTATTAATCCTTTTTATCCGGTAAAATCTCACCATTAAATATGGTCACTTTTATACCTATAATACCATACGTGGTAAGGGCTTCAGCAAAACCGTAATCTATATCAGCCCTGATCGTATGAAGTGGAACGCGTCCTTTTCTGTACCATTCTCTTCTGGCCATTTCAGCGCCACCCAGTCTGCCACTGCAGTAAATCTTTATACCCTGAACGCCAAACCTCAGAGCAGAGGTAACACTCTTTTTCATAGCCCTTCTAAAAGAAACCCTTCGCACCAACTGCAATGCGATATTTTCTGCGAGAAGCTGTGCATCAACTTCAGGCTTTCTAACCTCCTGAATATCAATAAAGAACTCACGGTTTATTATCTTAGTAAGATCCTTTGTAAGATTCTGAATCTCAGAACCCTTTCTGCCGATAACGAGCCCGGGTCGCGCAGTATGTATCTTTAGTTTAACCTTGTTGGCAGCCCTTTCTATCTCAATCTTTGATATGCCTGCCTGTTGCAGCTTCTTTTTTAGAAACTTTCTGATACAGTAATCTTCGTAAACAAAACAGCTGTAGTCTTTACTGGAAAACCATTTTGAAGCCCATTCCTTATTTATTCCGAGTCTGAAACCGATAGGGTTTACTTTTTGTCCCAATCTTTACCTCCGCCTGTTGGCACTAATCGTTACTTATCAAAAGACTATTTATCATTAAGGACAACCGTCAAATGACTTGTCCTTTTCAAAATTCTTGTTGCCCGCCCGCTAGCCCTTGGTATAATCCTTTTTAACATAGGGCCTTCATCTGCAAATATACTTTTTACATAAAGTTTATCAACATCCACATCAGACATCTGTTGTGCATTTGCCACCGCAGAATTGATCAGCTTCAAGACGAAAAGTGCGCCCTTCTGAGGGGCAAACTTCAGCATATTTACAGCATCCTCTACACGTTTTCCCCTTACCTGGTCAATAACCAGGCGCACCTTGCGTGGAGAGATCCTAATATATCTTGCTACGGCACTTGATTCCATTATTTACCACCCTTTACTTTTGTTTTTTTGTCTCCAGCATGCCCAAAAAATGTCCTGGTAAGGGAAAATTCGCCAAGCTTGTGCCCAACCATATCTTCTGTAACAAAGACGGGGATAAATTTCTTGCCATTATGTACCGCAAAGGTAAGGCCTACAAATTCGGGCAAAATCGTTGATCTGCGCGACCAGGTCTTTATAATATTTCTGCTCCCGGTTTCCTGCGCCTGTGTTGCCTTTTTTAGCAAGTGATCATCAACAAATGGTCCTTTTTTTAATGATCTTGACAAAACTATTCCTCCATTTAAGTAAAAAGAGATTAACTTTATTTATTTCTCTTTTTAATAATCATTTTATTGCTAGACTTTCTTACCCTTGTCTTATAACCCTTTGTTGGAACACCCCACGGTGTAACAGGATGTCTTCCACCGGATGATTTTCCTTCACCGCCGCCATGCGGATGATCTACAGGGTTCATAGCAACACCCCTTACATGAGGCATTCTACCTTTCCATCTTGATCTTCCTGCCTTACCAAGGCTTATTCCCATATAGCCTGAATTCCCAACCTGGCCAAGGGTAGCCCTGCATTCAACGGCAATCATCCTTACTTCACCAGAGGGAAGTTTAACCTGTGCATACTTTCCCTCTTTTGCCATCAACTGGGCATATGTTCCGGCACTTCGAACAATCTGACCACCATGGCCCGGTTTCAATTCAATATTATGTATCGAACTACCGAGTGGAATGTCGCTGAGTTTCAGGGTATTACCCGGTGTAATCTCCGAACCCAGACCAGAGGTAATCATATCTCCAACTTTTATGCCGCCGGCAGCGATAATATACCGCTTTTCACCATCTGCGTAGTTCAGGAGAGCAATATTACTTGACCTGTTAGGATCATATTCAATAGTGGCCACCTTTGCTGGGATTCCATCTTTATTTCTTTTAAAATC
This genomic window contains:
- a CDS encoding type Z 30S ribosomal protein S14, encoding MAKKSLIAKAKRNQKFSTRTYTRCPICGRPRAFLRKFGLCRICFRNMALSGVIPGVIKSSW
- the rplE gene encoding 50S ribosomal protein L5, which gives rise to MSRLKDKYNNEVVPALIKEFGYTSAMAVPKIKKVVLNMGMGEAIFNIKVLDKAAEELSLIAGQKAVIRKAKKSIAGFKLREGMPIGCSVTLRRDRMYDFLDKLFNVTLPRVRDFRGLPNKSFDGRANCSVGIKEHIIFPEIEYDKIDKVKGLNITIVTSGRTDEEGMFLLRSLGMPFRN
- a CDS encoding 50S ribosomal protein L24, which encodes MLKKHPVIKKNDKVIVLTGKEKGKIGNVLTVDKDADRVFVEKINLVKRHTKPNAKNAQGGIVEKEAPIHISNLKIICNKCAEPTRVGKRILDDGSKVRVCKKCGEILGD
- the rplN gene encoding 50S ribosomal protein L14, with translation MIQTETKLKVADNSGAKLVACIKVLGGSKRRYASIGDIIIVSVKEAIPNSKVSKGSVMRAVIVRTAKEIRRPDGSHIKFDENSAVLINAQNEPIGTRIFGPVARELRAKKFMKIISLAPEVL
- the rpsQ gene encoding 30S ribosomal protein S17, which translates into the protein MKERGIRRKLTGVVVGTKMDKTIVVMVSRLKKHSTYNKFIRRQTKYLVHDPKNICQEGDRVRIIESRPISRLKRWHLVEIVEKSQMSAPEVINDLVQE
- the rpmC gene encoding 50S ribosomal protein L29 yields the protein MKAKELREIEHQELIEKESSMRLDIFNLRFQKATGQLANTASIGKTRKELARVKTILNEKKK
- the rplP gene encoding 50S ribosomal protein L16, translated to MLSPKKLKYRKRQKGRMNGKAKGSTLEFGEFGLQATECGRMSAQQIESARIAITRHVKRGGKIWIRVFPDKPITKKPLETRMGKGKGPTDKWVAIVKPGRILYEMEGVGESIAAEAFRLAAHKLPFGTRFVSRG
- the rpsC gene encoding 30S ribosomal protein S3, whose amino-acid sequence is MGQKVNPIGFRLGINKEWASKWFSSKDYSCFVYEDYCIRKFLKKKLQQAGISKIEIERAANKVKLKIHTARPGLVIGRKGSEIQNLTKDLTKIINREFFIDIQEVRKPEVDAQLLAENIALQLVRRVSFRRAMKKSVTSALRFGVQGIKIYCSGRLGGAEMARREWYRKGRVPLHTIRADIDYGFAEALTTYGIIGIKVTIFNGEILPDKKD
- the rplV gene encoding 50S ribosomal protein L22, whose protein sequence is MESSAVARYIRISPRKVRLVIDQVRGKRVEDAVNMLKFAPQKGALFVLKLINSAVANAQQMSDVDVDKLYVKSIFADEGPMLKRIIPRASGRATRILKRTSHLTVVLNDK
- the rpsS gene encoding 30S ribosomal protein S19, which gives rise to MSRSLKKGPFVDDHLLKKATQAQETGSRNIIKTWSRRSTILPEFVGLTFAVHNGKKFIPVFVTEDMVGHKLGEFSLTRTFFGHAGDKKTKVKGGK
- the rplB gene encoding 50S ribosomal protein L2, whose protein sequence is MAIKSHKPTSPGRRFFKNSDFEEITTDKPERSLVKTLKKNSGRNCYGRITSRFRGGGHKRRYRIIDFKRNKDGIPAKVATIEYDPNRSSNIALLNYADGEKRYIIAAGGIKVGDMITSGLGSEITPGNTLKLSDIPLGSSIHNIELKPGHGGQIVRSAGTYAQLMAKEGKYAQVKLPSGEVRMIAVECRATLGQVGNSGYMGISLGKAGRSRWKGRMPHVRGVAMNPVDHPHGGGEGKSSGGRHPVTPWGVPTKGYKTRVRKSSNKMIIKKRNK